One window from the genome of Paramisgurnus dabryanus chromosome 20, PD_genome_1.1, whole genome shotgun sequence encodes:
- the mtres1 gene encoding mitochondrial transcription rescue factor 1 gives MQSLSVQALALRQLGRLNSMQMFTPCHSSCLNMWCPRTLHARQVWGSAALQTHRTSMWTKPWDGRQSWPLHQTRLKSTRKKGKQRTVQEEEEDEDPEASDYEEELQDDPGLPKDYKDHEKSVQSLRFDLVLKSGLDIARNGVEDAFYNHKLRLNGQSLTKKSKMVKVGDILDLIIKEDKEMDTVLLKRVILKKVVGETNDAEKQRVILRSWKNLQLPRKDVFKQ, from the exons ATGCAGAGTCTGTCAGTGCAGGCGCTGGCTCTGCGGCAGCTGGGCAGATTGAACTCTATGCAGATGTTCACGCCATGCCATAGCTCATGCCTGAACATGTGGTGCCCACGGACGTTACATGCTCGTCAAGTGTGGGGTTCAGCCGCTCTCCAGACACACCGGACAAGCATGTGGACAAAACCATGGGACGGACGGCAGAGCTGGCCGCTTCACCAGACCCGACTCAAGAGCACAAGAAAGAAAGGGAAGCAAAGAACGGtccaggaggaagaggaggatgaGGATCCAGAGGCTAGTGACTATGAAGAAGAGCTTCAAGATGACCCAGGCTTACCCAAAGACTACAAAGACCACGAGAAAAGCGTGCAGTCTCTACGCTTCGACTTAGTTTTGAAATCTGGATTGGATATTGCAAGAAA tggTGTGGAGGATGCTTTCTATAACCACAAGCTGCGCCTCAACGGTCAGAGTCTCACCAAGAAGAGTAAAATG GTTAAAGTGGGTGATATACTAGATCTGATCATAAAAGAAGACAAGGAAATGGACACAGTCTTGCTAAAGAGAGTGATCTTAAAAAAGGTGGTGGGAGAGACAAACGATGCAGAAAAGCAGAGAGTCATTCTAAGAAGCTGGAAAAACCTTCAACTTCCCAGAAAGGACGTGTTTAAGCAGTGA